The sequence CGTCGAGCTACCGCCCGTGTCGTGGACGGCGCTGACGGTCGCCCGCACCGGTTCCGACGAGGTCTGACCGTTCCGGCGGCCGGCTCGTATCCTGCCTGCCGTGACGTCTGCGCCGGGGCAACTCACTGCGCAGCAGCGGGAGCTGCTGGAGCGGTGGCTGCCAGGCGCGACCGTCGAGGCGGACCACAGCTGGGGGTTGGTGGCCACCACCGTGCTGGAGGTGACCTGCGCCGGTTCGCGGTTCATCGTCAAGGCCGGCGGCGAGGAGGACCACGGCATCCGGCGCGAACTGGACGCCCATGCCGCCTGGCTGCGTCCTCGGACCGAACGGGGGCGCGCGCCGGCTCTGCTGCGCGGCGACGCGGACGCCAAGCTCCTCGTCACCCGTTACCTGCCTGGTGAGCTGGTGCTCGGCACCGAGCACGCCGATGATCCCCGCGTCTACCGGCAGGCCGGTGAGCTGCTGGCGCTGTTGCACGCCCAGGACGTCGTCATCGACGACGACCACGAGCGACGCGAGAACGAGAAGTCCCTGGCGTGGCTGGGCCGCCCGCACCGGATCGCCGCGCACACCGTGCGGCGGCTACGGGCCGAGATCACCGGCTGGCCGACCCCGCCGGCGTCCGTCGTACCCACCCACGGGGACTGGCAGCCCCGGAACTGGCTCGTCCACGACGGCGTGGTCGGCGTCATCGACTTCGGCCGGGCGGCGATGCGCCCCGCGTTCACGGATCTCGGGCGGCTGGCCGCGCAGTGAGCACCGCACCGGCCAGTCGCCGGGCGCGGGGAACAGCGCGCTGCCCGTTCAGGGTCGGCGGCCGCTCCCCTTTCCCTTTGCGATGAGCCGCCGGAGCTTCTCCTGGTTACCGGGCTTCGCCAACTCGCGCCGTCCCCGATCAACAACCTGGCGGCCCTTGGGGCTGTTGAGAAAGGACATGATTCGCTGCACGATGGATGCCATTTCCCCAGCCTAGCTCGATCGGAACGTCGGTCGACCCGGGTCGTGATGCGGTGCCTCGCTCGCGACAACCCAGTCGAGAGTCAGGACGGCGCGAAGCGGGCCAGCGGGTTGGTCAGGGCACCGACCAGTTGCAGGGCGGCGGACGGGTCGGCGAGGTCGACCATCTGCTGGTTGTCGCGCAGTTGCAGCCGGTTGAGGCAAGAGAGCGCGAACTCCGGGGCGAACAGGTCGTAGCGGGCGAGCCGGTCGGCCAGGTGCGGCACCCGGTCGGCGTACTCGGTGGCGCAGTCGGCGACCGTCCGCCAGAAGGTCTCCTCGTCCACGACGCCCTGATCGTCCAGCACCGCGCCGAGGAAGCGGAAGAAGCAGTCGAACACGTCGGTGAAGATCGACAGTAGCTTCATGTCCTCCGGGATGTCGGCCCGGATCCGCTCGACCGCGGGCGGGAGCGCCACGTCGGTGCCCATCACCACGATCTCCTCGGCGATGTCCTTGAAGATCACCCGATCGACCGCGCCGTCGCGCAGCACCATGATGACGTTCTCGCCGTGCGGCATGAAGGCCAGGTCGTAGGCGTAGAAGGCGTGCAGCAGCGGGGTCAGGTAGGCGGTCAGGTAGCGGCGCAGCCACTGGGTCGGGGCCAGGCCGGAGGCGGCGATCAGCTCGGCGGCGAACGACCGGCCCTCGGCGTCGACGTGCAGCAGCGACGCCATGGTGGCCAGCCGCTGCCCGGGGGCCAGGCCGGGCACCGGGCTCTCCCGCCACAGCGCGGCCAGCATCTTGCGGTACGGCGAGTAGCGGTCGGTGGCGGCCTCGTACTGCCGGTGCCGGTAGCCGACGGCGGCCCGCTCCCGGATGATCGTCAGGCCGGTGGCCCGGAACACCGCGTCGCCGGCGATCAGGTCGGCC is a genomic window of Micromonospora tarapacensis containing:
- a CDS encoding aminoglycoside phosphotransferase family protein → MTSAPGQLTAQQRELLERWLPGATVEADHSWGLVATTVLEVTCAGSRFIVKAGGEEDHGIRRELDAHAAWLRPRTERGRAPALLRGDADAKLLVTRYLPGELVLGTEHADDPRVYRQAGELLALLHAQDVVIDDDHERRENEKSLAWLGRPHRIAAHTVRRLRAEITGWPTPPASVVPTHGDWQPRNWLVHDGVVGVIDFGRAAMRPAFTDLGRLAAQ